The following nucleotide sequence is from Campylobacter coli 76339.
AATATCTTCCTCTTGTGGCAACTTTAGGAATTATAGTTTTCTTTAGTAATATCATCGGTATTATACCAGGCTTTCATGCTCCAACAGCAAGTTTAAATTTAACACTTTCTTTGGCTATTATTGTATTTGTTTATTACCATTTTGAGGGAATTCGTGCTCAAGGTTTTGTAAAATATTTTGCTCATTTTATGGGTCCTATTAAATTCCTTGCTCCTTTAATGTTCCCTATAGAAGTAGTATCTCACCTTTCTCGTGTTGTTTCTTTATCTTTCCGTCTTTTTGGAAATATCAAGGGTGATGATTTATTTTTAATGGTAATTTTGGCTCTTGTGCCTTATGTTGCGCCACTTCCTGCATATGTACTTTTAACTTTTATGGCATTTTTGCAAGCTTTCATTTTTATGATCTTGACTTATGTTTATTTAGCAGGTGCAACGATAGTTGAGGAAGGTCATTGATCTATATCTTAGAATTCTTTAAGGGTGCGTCTTTGGCTTTGATGCTTTTTGGCGCACTTTTTTTCTTTTTTAAATTTAATTCTTTTTTATACTCTTTTTTAGGACTTATCCCGGGTTTGCTTTTATCTTTAGTTTTTATTTGTCTTATAGAAAATTACGAATTAAAACTTAAAATCAATCAAGATAAAAGCAAGTAGTTTTTTAAGCACGAATTTCTTCTTTTAAAAGATATTTTACAGCTTCATAAATTTTAATAGCTGCTTTGGATTTGTTCATAGTGTAAAGATGAATTCCATCCACCCCACTAGTAATCAAATCAACAATCTGATCTACCGCATAAGCGATCCCAGCATCCTCTAAAGCTAAAGTATTATTTTCATATTTTTCTAAAATTTTAGCAAATTTAGGCGGAATTTTAGCTCCGCAAAGTTGTGAAATTTTTAACACTTGCCTTTTATTGGTAATAGGCATAATGCCTGCATAAATAGGAATGTTAATATTAGCCAAAGCACAATTTTGCTTAAAAGTGTAAAAATCCTCGTTATTATAGAAAAGCTGAGTGATGAGCTTATCTGTGCCTGCATTAACTTTGTTTTTAAGATGATGTATATCTTCGATAAAATTTCGAGATTCGTTATGTTTTTCAGGATAGCAAGCTGCATAAATTTCAAATTCTCCTTGTTTTTGGATAAAAGAAATCAAATCGCTTGCGTAAGAGAAATCCTTACTTTTTTCCAAATCATTACACACATCCCCTCTTAAGGCAAGAATTTTATCAAGTTGTCTTTCTTTGCATTCTTGAAGTATGTCTGCGATTTTTTCTTTACTAGAATGAATGCAAGGTAAGTGCACTATGCTAGGAATTTTATATTTTTCTTGAATTAAGCTTGCTGTTTCTAAGGTATTTTTTGAATTTATAGAGCCACCAGCACCAAAAGTTACGCTGATGAAGTTAGGACTTAATTGTCCTAAATCATCTAAAATTGCATTAAGATTCTTAATGTTTTCATCTCTTTTTGGCGGAAAAATTTCAAAAGAAAAGCTGCACATAAGACCTCCTTATAATTTTTTTCTTATTTTTTGCGTGGCGATAACTAAATTTTTAAGAGCAGCTACAACTTCTTCATAACCCCTTGTTTTAAGTCCGCAGTCTGGATTGATCCAAATTTGCTCTTTAGGTAGTTTGTTAAGAATTTTTTCTATGGTTGAGCTTATTTCTTCCACGCTAGGCACCCTAGGGCTATGTATATCATAAACTCCTGGTCCAACTTCTGTTTGAAAATTAACAGCTTTTAGGGTATCTAAAAGATTAAGATTTGATCTTGAAGCTTCGAAAGATATTACATCTGCATCCATTGCATCAATTTCTTTTAAGATATCGCTAAATTCGCTATAACACATATGGGTATGAATTTGTGTTTTGGTTTTTACTCCGCTATGCACAAGATTGAAAGCAGGGATTGCCCAATCTAAATATTCGCTATGCCAATCGCTTTTTCTTAAAGGCAGTTTTTCTCTTAGAGCTGCTTCATCAATTTGTATGATTTTAATGCCTGCATTTTCAAGATCTAAAACTTCATCTCTTAAGGCTAAAGCTATTTGTTCGGTACTTTCTTTTAAGCTGATATCTTCTCTTGGGAAAGACCAATTGAGTATAGTTACAGGACCTGTAAGCATACCTTTTACGATTTTTTTACTCAAACTTTGAGCAAATTTAGACCATGCTAGAGTGATAGGTTTTGTGCGTGATACATCGCCCCAAATTACAGGTGGTTTTACACATCTTGTTCCGTAGCTTTGAACCCAGCCATTTTGAGTAAATAAAAAGCCTTTTAAATTTTCTCCAAAATACTCCACCATATCATTTCTTTCAAATTCCCCGTGTACCAAAACATCAAGTCCTATTTCTTCTTGAATTTGGATACATTCTTTAATTTTTTGTTGGTTAAATTCAGTATAGTTTTGTGCTGAAATTTTTTCTTGTTTAAAAGCAAGGCGATTAGAACGCACATCAGCACTTTGCGGAAATGATCCTATGGTTGTAGTTGGTAAAAGAGGGAGTTTTAAAAATTCTTTTTGAATTTGGATGCGCTCTTTAAATTCAGGCTTTCTTATAAAGTCTTCTTTTTTTAGAGTTTGAAGTCTAGCTTTTACTTTTTCATCTAAACGATTAGGAATATTTTTAAAGAGTTCTTGATTGGCTTTAAAAAGAGGATTTTCTTCATTGCTATTTATGATAGTTTTTAAGTCTTGTAATTCTTTAAGTTTTTCTTTTGCAAAAGAGAAAAGCTTGAGATAGCTTGAGTCCAACTTGGTTTCAGATTCTGTACTATAAGGAACGTGCAAGAGTGAACACGAGGTATTTATAACTATATTTTGAGTGTATTTTTGAAGCTCTTTGATAAGTTTTAAGCTTTTTGCGTAATCATTAGCATAGATATTTTTACCATTTACTATACCTGCAAAAAGTATTTTATCGTTAGCAAACCCATATTTTTGGATTAAATTTAAGCTTTCTTTGCCTTCTATAAAATCAAGCCCCAAAGCATCAAAATTACTTTCTAGAAGTTTAGTATAAATATCTCTTAAATCTCCAAAATAGCTTTGAAGCAAGACTTTAACTTCCCCCTTATGTTTTAAAAGTTCTTTGTAAAATTCTTCAAATAAAGCAATATCTTCTTGATTTAAATCATAAACCAAATAAGGTTCATCGAGTTCTAGCCATGCTACTCCTAATGAATTAAGCTTTTTAAGAAGTTCAATGTATGCTTGTAAAAGCTTATCTTTAGCAAATTCTTTAGTGTTTTCATCTTTAAAAGCTATGAGTTTAAAGAGGGTAAAAATTCCTACTAAAACAGGTTTTGTTTCTATACCAAGTTCTTTTGCTTCAAGATATTCTTTAAAAATTTTATCCCCGCTTAAAGCTATAATGCTTGCATCATCACACTCAGGCGCTAAATAATGATAGTTTGTATTAAACCATTTTTTCATTGCTAGAGCTATGGTATCTCCATTTTTTCCTTGGTAACCACGACTTTGCGCAAAATACTCATCTAAAGGATCTAAATTTAAGTCTTTATAGCGTTTTGGAGTGATATTAAAAAGCACAGCTGTATCTAATACATTATCATAGAGTGAAAAATCATTGCTAGGAATGAAATCAATCCCCGCATTTTGGATATCTTTCCAATGTCTAGCTCTTAAATTTTTAGCAGTTTCTAAAAGTTCTTCTTTAGAACTTTGAGCTTTAAAATATTTTTCAATAGCAAATTTTAATTCCCTATTTGCACCTATTCTTGGGTAAGAAATGATTGAATTTTTCATGTTTTTCTCCTTAAAATTGATATTTAAGGATAAGAAGATTGTTAATGTTTAGACTTTATATCGTGAGATTTCAGAAAATTTAAGATTTTAATTTGTGTTTTGAAAAAATAAACTTTTTGACTTTTCTACACATTATATCTCCTTATCCACCTTTTGGACCTTTGGAAACATAATGTTAAAGCCAAAGGACGCACTAGATATTACACATCTGGCACATCAGTTTCATTTTTTCTCCTTAGAAAGTTAAATTCTGCACATTGTAGAAAAAAATATATTAAAAAAAGCTTAGTCCTTAGAAATTTAAGGACTAATTTTTAGATATTTTCAAGTTTTAATTCTTCGTTATTCATCACGCCTATGGTAGAATTTAAAACTTTTTGTGCAATTTCTTTTGCTTCATCTAAAGAATGGATAGCACAAGTTCCACATTGATAGATATTGAGTTCAGGAATTTGACTTTGATCGCTCACATTTAAAATATCTTTCATTGCAGCTTCCCAAGCCTTGGCCACACTTTTTTCATCAGGTGTGCCAATTAAACTCATATAAAAACCTGTGCGACATCCCATAGGCGAAATGTCGATGATTTCAACCAAATCCGAATTTAAATGATCTCTCATAAAACCTGCAAATAAGTGTTCTAGTGTATGTGTACCTTTTTCACTCATGATATCTTTATTAGGCACGCAAAAACGCAAATCAAATACACTAATGGTATCACCTTTTGGAGTTTTCATTGTCTTAGCTAAACGCACAGCAGGTGCGGGCATTTTGGTATGATCTACTTTAAAACTGTCAAGTAATGGCATTTTTACTCCTTTTACATAATAAATTATTTAAAAGATTATAACATCTAAAAATAATATTTAAAGCCTTTCTAAAAGAAAAAAGGATAAAATAAAGTATTAAAAATCAAGGAAAATCAATGTTTGAAGTAGTCATAGGACTTGAAGTACATACTCAACTCAATACTAAAACAAAAATATTTTGCTCATGCGCAACTTCTTTTGGAGAAGCTCCAAATACAAATGTTTGTCCCACTTGTTTGGCTTTACCGGGTGCTTTGCCTGTTTTAAATGAAGAGGCAGTAAAAAAAGCCATTGCTTTTGGAAAAGCGGTAAATGCTATCATAAACAAAAAAAGTATTTTCAATAGAAAAAATTATTTTTATCCTGATTTGCCAAAAGCTTATCAAATTTCACAATTTGATATTCCTATAGTAGAAAAGGGTGAGCTTTTTATCAATATAAATGGTGAAAATAAACGCATAGGTATCACAAGGGCACATTTAGAAGAAGATGCGGGTAAAAATATCCATGAAAATAATTATTCTAAAGTAGATTTAAACCGTGCAGGAACTCCTTTGCTTGAAATTGTAAGCGAACCTGAACTTAGAAGCAGTGATGAAGCAGTAGCGTATCTTAAAAAACTTCATTCTATCATACGCTTTTTAGATATTTCTGATGCAAATATGCAAGAGGGAAGTTTTAGATGTGATGCTAATGTAAGTATAAGACCAAAGGGCGATACTAAGCTTTACACTAGAGTAGAGATTAAAAATCTTAATTCTTTCCGTTTTATCCAAAAAGCTATAGAATACGAAGTAAAAAGACAAAGCGAAGCATGGGAAGATGGTGTTTATGATAAAGAGGTAGTACAAGAAACAAGACTTTTTGATACAGTAAATTTGGTCACAAGAAGTATGCGTGGTAAAGAAGAAGCAGCAGAATATCGTTATTTTCCAGATCCTGATTTGTTACCTGTTTTACTAAAAGATGAATTTTTAGATATTCAAATTCCTGAGCTTCCTGATGAGAAAAAAATGCGCTATATAAATGAACTCGGTATTAAAGAAAGCGATGCAGAGGTGCTCATAGGATCGCTTGAATTGAGCCGTTTTTTTGAAAGTTTGATTGCTTTAAATTTAAATCCTAAGCTTTGTGTAAATTGGTTAAATACTGAACTTATGGGACTTTTAAAAGGGGAATTAACGATAGAAAATTCCCCAGTAGATGCGATCAAACTTGGTGCCTTAATCAAGCGTATAGAAGAGGGCGTGATCAGTGCAAAAGCGGCAAAGGATGTTTTAGCCTATGTTTTTGAAAATCCAGATATGGATATTGATGAAACGATTGAAAAGTTAGGGCTTAAGCAGGTTAGTGATGATTCAGCTATCGAGGCAGTTGTTGAGCAAATTTTAAATGCAAATGCTGATAAGGTTGCAGAATATAAAAGTGGAAAAGATAAGCTTTTTGGTTTCTTTGTGGGGCAGACTATGAAAGAAGGTAAGGGAGCCTTTAATCCTAGTAAGGTCAATGAAATTTTAAAAGCAAAGCTGGGCTGATGAGCAAAATTGCAATCATCGGCGCAGGAAAATGGGGCAGTGCTTTATACAGTGCTTTAAGTATTAATAATACTTGTTTTATGACTTCTCGCACACAGCGAGATTTACCTTATTTTGTGAGTTTAGAGCAGGCCTTGGATTGTGAATATTTGGTTTTTGCTTTAAGCTCTCAAGGAATTCATTCTTGGCTTAAACAAAATTTTGTTAACAAGGGTCAAAAAATTCTTATCGCTTCTAAAGGTATAGATACTTCAACTTGTAAGTTTTTAGATGAAATTTTTAGCGAATTTATAGATAGAGATAAGCTTTGTGTTTTAAGTGGCCCTTCTTTTGCAACCGAAGTAATGCAAAATCTTCCCTGTGCTTTAGTTGTAAGCGGGGTAAAAGAAGAATTATGTAAAAAATTTGCAAGTTTTTTTCCAGATTTTATTAAAGTATATACAGATGATGATGTGCGTGGTGCTGAAATTTGTGGTGCTTATAAAAATGTTTTAGCCATTGCTAGCGGTATAAGCGATGGTTTAGGACTTGGAAATAACGCAAGGGCTTCTTTGATTTCTAGAGGTCTTATTGAAATGCATCGTTTTGGTAAATTTTTTGGAGCCAAGGAAGAAACTTTCTTAGGGCTTGGGGGTGCAGGAGATTTATTCTTAACTGCAACTAGTGTATTATCAAGAAATTATCGCGTGGGTTTGGCTTTGGCAAAAGAAAAAAAACTCGATGATATTTTACAAGAATTAGGCGAGGTAGCAGAGGGCGTGAAAACAGCCTATGCTATAGAAAAGATTTCAAAAGATAAGGCAATCTATACACCTATTGTAAATGAAATAGTACAGATCTTGCAAGGAAAAAATGTTAAACAAGCAGTACAAAATTTATTAAAAACAAAGGATAATTAGGAGTTTCAATGCTGATTAAAAATGCTAAAATTTATGGTGAAAATTTACAAGATCTTTTAATTAAAGATGGAAAGATAGTAAAAATAGGCGCAAATTTAGACGATAACGATGAAGTATTGGATGCTCAAGGAATGACTTTATTGCCATCTTTTGTGGATTTGTGTGTCAATTTAAAAAATGATAAATTCTCCCTAAGCAATCTAGAACTTTTAGAAAAGGAGTGTTTAAGAGGAGGAGTTGGTGCTATAATCTTGCGTGATTGCATGGATTTTGATGAAGAAAGCTTTTCGCTTTTTTTGCAGAATTTAAAAACTAGAAAGATTCAAATTTTTCCAAGTATTTGTGCTTTAGACAAACAAGGCAAGCTTAAGAATTTAGCTACGCTTTTTAACAAAGGTGCACATGCTCTAGAACTTAAGAGTTCGAGTGATGCAAATATTTTGCGTGTAAGTATGCAATATGCTTTAATGAAAGAAAAAAGTATTTTTGTAAAATGTCATGATGAGAATTTTGATGATAATGGCGTGATGAATGATTGTGAGGCAAGTTTTGAGTTAGGTCTTGCGGGCATGAGCACAGTAGCTGAAAGCAGTGAAGTGGCAAAGATTCAAGAAATAGCTAAATTTTATGGCGTTAAAGTGATTTTTGATTTACTCAGTCTTAAGCGTTCTATAGAGCTTTTAGGGGATGAAAATTTAAAACTTATCAGCATACACCATTTGATCAAAGATGATAGTGCGTGTGCTGGATTTAATACAGCGGCAAAACTCAACCCTCCTTTAAGAAGTAAGGAAGATAAAGAAAGTTTAAAACAAGCTTTAAAACAAGGAAAGATAGACTTTTTAAGTTCTTTGCATAGCGCAAAGTCTATTTCTTTAAAAGATTTAGCTTTTGATGAGGCGGCTTTTGGTATTCATAGCGTATGTGAATTTATGAGCCTTTGTTATACTTTTCTTATCAAAGAAGGCCTTTTAACTTGGCAAAATCTTTGCAAAGCAACAAGCCAAAATCCAAGTGAATTTTTAGGTTTAAATAGTGGAATTATAGAAGTTGGCAAAGAAGCAAATTTGGTTCTTTTTGATGAAAATGAAGAAATTTCTGCTCCAAAAAGCTCACTTTATGTAAATGACAAACTTTTTGGAAAGGTTAAACTTCACCTTGTAAAAGGTGAAAACATAATTTTAAACTAAGCCTAAAGTCCTAAGCTTAGTTTAAATCCTAAGAATACAAGTGCTGCCATTATCCCAGCGGCTGGCAAAGTAATAATCCAAGCTAGTCCTATAGGTTTCATCATGATCCAATTTGCATTTTTATTATATACACCTATACCCAAAACTGCACCGATTAAAATATGTGTTGAGCTTACTGGAATTCCAAATTGAGTTGCTAAAAGTATGACTATACTTGCTCCAAGTTCCGCGCTAAATCCTGTGGTAGGGCGTATAGAAGCTAGTTTAGAACCCACAGTGGTAATTACTTCTTTTCCTAAAAACCAAAGTCCTATAACCAAAGCGACTCCAAACATAGCTAGAGCAGCAAAAGGTACGGGAGAATTTGCATTGATAGTACCGTTTTTAAGGACATCTAAAATCGCAGCAAAAGGGCCAATAGCATTAGCTATATCATTGGCTCCATGAGAGAAGGCAAAGCTAGAAGCAGTAAAAATTTGAAACCAAGCAAAAAGTCTATCGGTGGTCTTATTTAATTCAGTTTTTTTAACAATCTTTACTATAGCAAAAGTCACAATATAGCTTATAGTTCCAATAATTCCTATAATCCAAAAATTTTGTAAAATATCTAAAGTGCTAACATTGTTTAAGCCTTTAAATAAAAACATAGCAGTAATGATAGCAGCTCCAACACAAGCGATAATAGGCATATGTGTTTTTAAAACAGAGTAGATATCTATACTTTTTTCTTTTTCTTTAAATTCTTTGATTTGATTTTTATAGAAGCTATTTTCTTGTCCCTCATCTTCTAAGGCTATAGCTGAGAGTTCTTTGATTTGCTCTTCCATACTTTTAGTTTTAAGATTTAAAAAATAATTTTCTTTAAATTTTTTTCTATCTTTTTTTAAATTTTTTAGCTCTTCGCTAAGTTTTTCTGACGGTTTGAGGATTTTTTTATCTATATAAGAGTAGATAATATAAGCTACAAGACCACCTAAAAGAGGTGAAACAACCCAAGATATAGCAATCCTTACTATCTCGCTCCATTTAACCATGGATAAGGTTTGTGATCCATCAAATTTTAAAAGACCCATCATTATGCTAGCTCCAACTATACCGCCTATAATACTATGCGTAGTAGATACAGGCAAACCTTTTTTTGTAGCGATAAAAATCCAAGCTCCCGAGCTTAAAAGTGCCGCTAGCATGATAGCGACAAAAAGCATAGGGTCGAATTGTTCAGGAAATATAACTATTCCACTGCGTATAGTTTTGGTTACTTCAGCACCTGCAAAAATAGCACCGCTGAGTTCAAAAACAGCTGCTATAATCAAAGCTTGTTTTATAGTTACTGTTTTAGCTCCCACGCTGGTGCCAAAAGAATTTGCCACATCGTTTCCACCTATGTTAAACGCCATAAATATACCAAAAATAGAAGCAAGTATAAAGAGTATGAGTTGGTGTTGGGAAATATAGCCAAATCCCCAAATAATAAATGCAATCACGCTGATAGCAAAAACGGTAAATGCGATAAGATTATCTTTTTGCATAAAATAAGCCTTTTTTGGTTTTAATTATATCTTTATAATCCTGAATTTTCAAATTTTAAAGCTCTAGTTCTTATAGCTAGCTTTTATTTATTTTATTTTTTTATAATGAAAAATAAAATAAATTGTAGAAGTTTAGGAAAAGCGATGAGAAGTATTTTGTATACAATACCCATACTTTTTTTCTCTTTGCTAAATGCCGATGAGCTAGATAAAGCTTTAAAAAATAATCAAAATAAATGGAAAAAGTTTGACTATCAAGCCACAAAAAAAGCACCGACAATAAAGGAAGAAAATATTGATTTTAAAAGTGCTTTAAATGGTTTATTATCTGATGTATTAGAAAATAAAAACGGCATTGATAAAACGGATGGAAATTTAGATTTTCAAAATGAAAATGTGCAAATTAAAAATTTAAACTCACTTTATGAGGGGGAGAATAATTCTTTGCTTTTTCAAAAAGAATTTTATGCTGCACAGGATAGTTATAATTATTCAGGTGGTTTAATCAATCGTTATGAAAAAGATGATTTTTTATTGGGCTTAAATGGCTTTATTGACGGCAAGAAAGAGCAAAAAGAAAGTAAAAGTTTTGGAGCTGAAATAGGTTATCATCAATTTATAAAAGCTTATAGTAATTATTATATTCCAAATGAAGCAGATGAAAATTTACAACTTGGAGTAAGCTTTACTATCCCGACTTATAGTGCTTTTATTTTTGATATAAGTAAAGACAGTGAAAAAACAAATTATCAAGTGTCGTACTCGCCTTATAGTGTTTTTAGTTTGAAATTGTTACACCGTGATTTTAAGGCAAAAGAAACTACGGATGATACGGTTTTACAAGTGGGCTTTAGTTTTAATTTTGATAAGAGTTTTTTGAAGCAACTTAAAAAGAAAGATAATGCTTTGCAAGAAGTTAATCGTTATGACTTCTTGCAAAGAGTGCGTTAATGCATGCCTGCGTTGTGGAATTTTTCTGGATTGTCTAGAGCATAGCGGAATTTTTCCCAATCGATTTGCTTATCCCATATTGCCACGATTAAAGCTGCGACTGAATTTCCACAAAGATTTCCAACTGCTCTCATTTCTGACATGAATTTATCAACACCTAGAAGAATGCCTATTGCAGCTACAGGTAAAACTTGTGCTAAAGTCGCATTTGCTTCAGAAATTTCCATATTTCCTAAAGCTGCTAAAGTACTTCCAAGAACGATAAATCCTGATCCTGTAACACCTACTGCACCTTTTGAAGCTATCATTAAGACTATTAAAATGCTTATTTCATGAGCCAAGCTTAAATTTACATTGAAAGCTTGAGCAAGGAAAATCAAACTCATGGCTAGATATATGTTTGTACAATCAAGATTAAAACTATATCCTGTTGGTAAAACAAGTCCTACGGTAGCCTTAGAAAGACCTGCTTTTTCTAGTTTTCTCATCAAAGGAGCAAGAGCAGACTCGCTAGAGCTTGTTGCAAATACTATAAGTACTTCTCTAGAGATAAAGCGCATAAATTTAAATATATTTACTTTTGCAAAATAACAAATCAAGCCTAAAATTCCAAAAATAAAAATAAGACAAGAAAGAAGCATTACCAATAATAAATATGCAAGATTAACCAAAGAGCCTAGACCGTATTGGGCTATGAGCACTGCCATAGCCGAAAAAGCAGCAACAGGGCTAAAATACATAATCACTTG
It contains:
- a CDS encoding ATP synthase A chain, with protein sequence MKDLFLFSSLLDSSHTFSYFFHIGLVALIAVICASMATRSMQLVPRGMQNLGEAFLEGVLSMGRDTMGDEKGARKYLPLVATLGIIVFFSNIIGIIPGFHAPTASLNLTLSLAIIVFVYYHFEGIRAQGFVKYFAHFMGPIKFLAPLMFPIEVVSHLSRVVSLSFRLFGNIKGDDLFLMVILALVPYVAPLPAYVLLTFMAFLQAFIFMILTYVYLAGATIVEEGH
- a CDS encoding membrane protein, with product MIYILEFFKGASLALMLFGALFFFFKFNSFLYSFLGLIPGLLLSLVFICLIENYELKLKINQDKSK
- a CDS encoding 5,10-methylenetetrahydrofolate reductase, with translation MCSFSFEIFPPKRDENIKNLNAILDDLGQLSPNFISVTFGAGGSINSKNTLETASLIQEKYKIPSIVHLPCIHSSKEKIADILQECKERQLDKILALRGDVCNDLEKSKDFSYASDLISFIQKQGEFEIYAACYPEKHNESRNFIEDIHHLKNKVNAGTDKLITQLFYNNEDFYTFKQNCALANINIPIYAGIMPITNKRQVLKISQLCGAKIPPKFAKILEKYENNTLALEDAGIAYAVDQIVDLITSGVDGIHLYTMNKSKAAIKIYEAVKYLLKEEIRA
- a CDS encoding 5-methyltetrahydropteroyltriglutamate--homocysteine methyltransferase — encoded protein: MKNSIISYPRIGANRELKFAIEKYFKAQSSKEELLETAKNLRARHWKDIQNAGIDFIPSNDFSLYDNVLDTAVLFNITPKRYKDLNLDPLDEYFAQSRGYQGKNGDTIALAMKKWFNTNYHYLAPECDDASIIALSGDKIFKEYLEAKELGIETKPVLVGIFTLFKLIAFKDENTKEFAKDKLLQAYIELLKKLNSLGVAWLELDEPYLVYDLNQEDIALFEEFYKELLKHKGEVKVLLQSYFGDLRDIYTKLLESNFDALGLDFIEGKESLNLIQKYGFANDKILFAGIVNGKNIYANDYAKSLKLIKELQKYTQNIVINTSCSLLHVPYSTESETKLDSSYLKLFSFAKEKLKELQDLKTIINSNEENPLFKANQELFKNIPNRLDEKVKARLQTLKKEDFIRKPEFKERIQIQKEFLKLPLLPTTTIGSFPQSADVRSNRLAFKQEKISAQNYTEFNQQKIKECIQIQEEIGLDVLVHGEFERNDMVEYFGENLKGFLFTQNGWVQSYGTRCVKPPVIWGDVSRTKPITLAWSKFAQSLSKKIVKGMLTGPVTILNWSFPREDISLKESTEQIALALRDEVLDLENAGIKIIQIDEAALREKLPLRKSDWHSEYLDWAIPAFNLVHSGVKTKTQIHTHMCYSEFSDILKEIDAMDADVISFEASRSNLNLLDTLKAVNFQTEVGPGVYDIHSPRVPSVEEISSTIEKILNKLPKEQIWINPDCGLKTRGYEEVVAALKNLVIATQKIRKKL
- a CDS encoding S-ribosylhomocysteine lyase / Autoinducer-2 production protein LuxS, encoding MPLLDSFKVDHTKMPAPAVRLAKTMKTPKGDTISVFDLRFCVPNKDIMSEKGTHTLEHLFAGFMRDHLNSDLVEIIDISPMGCRTGFYMSLIGTPDEKSVAKAWEAAMKDILNVSDQSQIPELNIYQCGTCAIHSLDEAKEIAQKVLNSTIGVMNNEELKLENI
- a CDS encoding Aspartyl-tRNA(Asn) amidotransferase subunit B @ Glutamyl-tRNA(Gln) amidotransferase subunit B, with the translated sequence MFEVVIGLEVHTQLNTKTKIFCSCATSFGEAPNTNVCPTCLALPGALPVLNEEAVKKAIAFGKAVNAIINKKSIFNRKNYFYPDLPKAYQISQFDIPIVEKGELFININGENKRIGITRAHLEEDAGKNIHENNYSKVDLNRAGTPLLEIVSEPELRSSDEAVAYLKKLHSIIRFLDISDANMQEGSFRCDANVSIRPKGDTKLYTRVEIKNLNSFRFIQKAIEYEVKRQSEAWEDGVYDKEVVQETRLFDTVNLVTRSMRGKEEAAEYRYFPDPDLLPVLLKDEFLDIQIPELPDEKKMRYINELGIKESDAEVLIGSLELSRFFESLIALNLNPKLCVNWLNTELMGLLKGELTIENSPVDAIKLGALIKRIEEGVISAKAAKDVLAYVFENPDMDIDETIEKLGLKQVSDDSAIEAVVEQILNANADKVAEYKSGKDKLFGFFVGQTMKEGKGAFNPSKVNEILKAKLG
- a CDS encoding Glycerol-3-phosphate dehydrogenase [NAD(P)+] — protein: MSKIAIIGAGKWGSALYSALSINNTCFMTSRTQRDLPYFVSLEQALDCEYLVFALSSQGIHSWLKQNFVNKGQKILIASKGIDTSTCKFLDEIFSEFIDRDKLCVLSGPSFATEVMQNLPCALVVSGVKEELCKKFASFFPDFIKVYTDDDVRGAEICGAYKNVLAIASGISDGLGLGNNARASLISRGLIEMHRFGKFFGAKEETFLGLGGAGDLFLTATSVLSRNYRVGLALAKEKKLDDILQELGEVAEGVKTAYAIEKISKDKAIYTPIVNEIVQILQGKNVKQAVQNLLKTKDN
- a CDS encoding Amidohydrolase, yielding MLIKNAKIYGENLQDLLIKDGKIVKIGANLDDNDEVLDAQGMTLLPSFVDLCVNLKNDKFSLSNLELLEKECLRGGVGAIILRDCMDFDEESFSLFLQNLKTRKIQIFPSICALDKQGKLKNLATLFNKGAHALELKSSSDANILRVSMQYALMKEKSIFVKCHDENFDDNGVMNDCEASFELGLAGMSTVAESSEVAKIQEIAKFYGVKVIFDLLSLKRSIELLGDENLKLISIHHLIKDDSACAGFNTAAKLNPPLRSKEDKESLKQALKQGKIDFLSSLHSAKSISLKDLAFDEAAFGIHSVCEFMSLCYTFLIKEGLLTWQNLCKATSQNPSEFLGLNSGIIEVGKEANLVLFDENEEISAPKSSLYVNDKLFGKVKLHLVKGENIILN
- a CDS encoding Probable low-affinity inorganic phosphate transporter, with protein sequence MQKDNLIAFTVFAISVIAFIIWGFGYISQHQLILFILASIFGIFMAFNIGGNDVANSFGTSVGAKTVTIKQALIIAAVFELSGAIFAGAEVTKTIRSGIVIFPEQFDPMLFVAIMLAALLSSGAWIFIATKKGLPVSTTHSIIGGIVGASIMMGLLKFDGSQTLSMVKWSEIVRIAISWVVSPLLGGLVAYIIYSYIDKKILKPSEKLSEELKNLKKDRKKFKENYFLNLKTKSMEEQIKELSAIALEDEGQENSFYKNQIKEFKEKEKSIDIYSVLKTHMPIIACVGAAIITAMFLFKGLNNVSTLDILQNFWIIGIIGTISYIVTFAIVKIVKKTELNKTTDRLFAWFQIFTASSFAFSHGANDIANAIGPFAAILDVLKNGTINANSPVPFAALAMFGVALVIGLWFLGKEVITTVGSKLASIRPTTGFSAELGASIVILLATQFGIPVSSTHILIGAVLGIGVYNKNANWIMMKPIGLAWIITLPAAGIMAALVFLGFKLSLGL
- a CDS encoding Putative periplasmic protein, with translation MRSILYTIPILFFSLLNADELDKALKNNQNKWKKFDYQATKKAPTIKEENIDFKSALNGLLSDVLENKNGIDKTDGNLDFQNENVQIKNLNSLYEGENNSLLFQKEFYAAQDSYNYSGGLINRYEKDDFLLGLNGFIDGKKEQKESKSFGAEIGYHQFIKAYSNYYIPNEADENLQLGVSFTIPTYSAFIFDISKDSEKTNYQVSYSPYSVFSLKLLHRDFKAKETTDDTVLQVGFSFNFDKSFLKQLKKKDNALQEVNRYDFLQRVR